From the genome of Bifidobacterium asteroides, one region includes:
- a CDS encoding NlpC/P60 family protein — MCDINQLIDRMRYWCESVSLGYSQADRWNIRPGGNCDCSSLVVHCLQEAGFDTGKATTTMNLSSELTARGWLRLRPDGNPKPGDLLLNDKQHVAVYLGHGLLAQASISENGGINGLPGDQTGGETNVAPYYDYPWNAYLRYGGETMKYDTFDSNWTRDRAQEGAEKAIDKKMTDEWHTNWLRDRVQEGAQKALILQTGLDGRNVLDGVIQARNEIAELKTLITAQGATIDTLARAVGANPADIAATVQQAVKNKLDQLHITVEEVKP, encoded by the coding sequence ATGTGCGATATTAACCAATTAATCGACCGGATGCGCTACTGGTGTGAATCCGTGAGCCTCGGATATAGCCAGGCAGACCGATGGAATATCCGCCCCGGAGGCAACTGCGATTGCTCCAGCCTCGTAGTCCATTGCCTGCAAGAAGCGGGCTTTGACACGGGGAAAGCCACTACCACCATGAATCTAAGTTCTGAGCTCACGGCAAGAGGCTGGCTGCGGCTGCGCCCTGATGGCAATCCAAAGCCGGGTGACTTATTGCTCAACGACAAGCAGCATGTGGCGGTATATCTAGGCCACGGTTTATTAGCTCAAGCATCTATCTCTGAGAATGGCGGGATTAACGGCCTTCCAGGCGATCAGACCGGCGGCGAAACAAACGTGGCTCCCTATTACGACTATCCCTGGAATGCATATCTCCGATACGGAGGAGAAACAATGAAGTATGACACCTTCGACTCGAATTGGACTCGCGACAGAGCCCAAGAGGGCGCAGAGAAGGCTATCGATAAAAAAATGACGGACGAGTGGCACACAAACTGGTTACGGGATCGCGTCCAGGAAGGTGCGCAAAAGGCACTTATACTGCAAACCGGTCTTGACGGTCGTAACGTCTTGGACGGTGTCATCCAGGCCCGCAACGAAATCGCCGAGCTTAAGACCCTTATTACAGCGCAAGGAGCGACTATAGACACCCTGGCCAGGGCAGTCGGGGCGAATCCAGCCGACATCGCGGCCACGGTCCAGCAGGCGGTCAAGAACAAGCTCGACCAACTGCATATCACTGTCGAGGAGGTCAAGCCATGA
- a CDS encoding tyrosine-type recombinase/integrase — translation MRGSPQNVTAEELVHWFAAGDWKPETRKGYRNAASSFFGWLYRSGRAEQDISKDLPSIRRPHAHPRPCPDRVILVALSKANETETLMIRLAAECGLRRAEIARVRSDDVMDDLLGRTLIVHGKGDKQRLVPLPDDLAQKIIDRHGWLLPGRWSGHVEASYVGKHVARLLGGEWTAHSLRHRYATMTYQETHDLYLVSRLLGHESVETTQRYVAMPDSRLRAALAGARLVS, via the coding sequence TTGAGAGGGTCGCCGCAAAATGTCACCGCAGAAGAGCTGGTGCACTGGTTCGCGGCGGGAGACTGGAAGCCGGAGACCCGTAAAGGGTACAGGAACGCCGCCTCATCCTTTTTCGGATGGCTTTATAGGTCAGGCCGGGCCGAGCAGGACATATCCAAGGATCTGCCCAGTATCCGGCGGCCCCACGCACATCCGAGACCATGCCCCGACCGGGTCATCCTGGTCGCGCTGAGCAAAGCCAACGAAACTGAGACGCTCATGATTAGGCTGGCCGCCGAATGCGGGTTGCGGCGGGCCGAGATAGCCCGGGTGCGCAGCGACGACGTCATGGACGACCTGCTGGGCCGGACCCTCATAGTCCACGGCAAGGGCGACAAGCAACGCCTGGTCCCCCTGCCTGACGACCTGGCCCAGAAGATCATCGACCGGCATGGCTGGCTGCTGCCCGGCCGCTGGTCAGGGCACGTAGAAGCCAGCTATGTAGGCAAGCACGTCGCCCGCCTGCTGGGCGGCGAATGGACCGCCCACAGCCTCCGCCACCGGTACGCCACAATGACCTACCAGGAGACCCACGACCTGTACCTGGTAAGCAGGCTGCTGGGGCACGAGTCGGTCGAGACAACGCAGAGGTACGTAGCCATGCCCGATTCGCGGCTCAGGGCCGCTCTGGCGGGTGCCAGGCTGGTCAGCTGA
- a CDS encoding DUF2130 domain-containing protein encodes MPEIICPKCRTAFTIDEAGYADILKQVRDKDFDRQLHERLEQAERENDKIRELDQAQAEQTLQKTKSAKDAQIQELQAKLESEQAAKELAVSEALRKVEKEKEDLSAKLDKAESEKQQALDLAEANSKSELQKAAADKEAEIVKLQNQLDTFELQKKQELAQAMSPVQKERDDFKGKLERLQLEKESEEKLSKEQLKSQLQAVVADKDSEIAELKSSLDKAELQSKVEAKSLKERYEIQIQDRDDQIERLRDLKAKLSTKMVGETLEQHCQIEFNKLRSTAFPNAYFEKDNDARTGSKGDFIFRDKDDSGTEIVSIMFEMKNEMDTTSTKHKNEDFFKELDKDRREKHCEYAILVSLLEPDSDLYNTGIVDVSYRYEKMYVVRPQFFIPIITLLRDAAKNSLQYKDELEEERAQNIDITHFEEELDSFKSAFGRNYEIASKKFKNAVEEIDKSINHLNKIKDALLGSENQLRLANNKAQDVTIRRLTRNNETMKAKFDEVKKSKAIES; translated from the coding sequence ATGCCTGAGATTATTTGCCCCAAATGTAGAACCGCATTCACCATTGACGAGGCCGGATATGCCGATATTTTGAAGCAGGTTCGTGACAAGGATTTTGATAGGCAGCTTCATGAACGGCTTGAACAGGCTGAACGAGAGAATGACAAGATTCGTGAATTGGACCAGGCGCAGGCCGAGCAAACCTTGCAGAAGACCAAAAGCGCCAAGGATGCCCAGATACAGGAGTTGCAGGCAAAGCTGGAATCCGAGCAAGCCGCTAAGGAACTGGCTGTTTCAGAGGCCCTGAGGAAGGTCGAGAAGGAGAAAGAGGATCTGAGTGCCAAGCTGGACAAGGCCGAGTCGGAGAAGCAGCAGGCGCTTGATCTAGCAGAGGCTAATTCCAAGAGCGAGCTCCAGAAGGCGGCTGCGGACAAAGAGGCTGAGATCGTCAAATTGCAGAATCAGCTTGATACTTTTGAGTTGCAGAAGAAGCAGGAACTCGCTCAGGCTATGAGTCCGGTGCAGAAGGAGCGTGATGATTTCAAGGGCAAACTTGAGAGGCTGCAGCTTGAGAAAGAGTCAGAGGAGAAGCTCTCCAAGGAGCAGCTGAAGTCGCAGCTGCAGGCGGTCGTCGCGGACAAGGATTCCGAGATAGCGGAATTGAAGAGCAGCCTTGACAAGGCTGAGCTGCAGAGCAAAGTCGAGGCCAAGTCCCTTAAAGAGCGTTACGAGATCCAGATCCAGGACCGTGACGATCAGATTGAACGGCTGCGTGATCTGAAGGCGAAGCTGTCCACCAAGATGGTGGGGGAGACGCTTGAGCAGCATTGCCAGATCGAGTTCAACAAGCTACGGTCCACGGCTTTTCCCAATGCCTACTTTGAGAAGGACAACGATGCGAGGACGGGCAGCAAGGGCGACTTCATCTTCCGCGACAAGGACGATTCGGGCACGGAGATCGTGTCCATCATGTTCGAGATGAAGAACGAGATGGACACCACCTCCACCAAGCACAAGAACGAGGACTTTTTCAAGGAGCTCGACAAGGACAGGCGTGAGAAGCACTGTGAGTATGCCATCTTGGTCTCCCTGCTGGAGCCTGACAGCGACCTGTACAACACGGGCATCGTGGACGTCTCCTATCGCTATGAGAAAATGTATGTCGTCCGCCCGCAGTTTTTCATTCCGATAATCACCCTGCTCCGGGACGCTGCCAAGAACTCCCTGCAATACAAGGATGAACTTGAAGAAGAGAGGGCGCAGAACATCGATATAACGCATTTTGAGGAAGAGCTGGACTCCTTCAAGAGTGCTTTTGGCCGCAATTACGAAATTGCCTCGAAAAAGTTCAAGAATGCAGTGGAGGAGATCGACAAATCCATCAATCATCTGAACAAGATCAAGGACGCCTTGCTGGGCTCCGAGAACCAGCTTCGTCTGGCCAACAACAAGGCACAGGACGTGACCATACGAAGGCTGACTAGAAACAATGAGACCATGAAGGCCAAGTTCGACGAAGTAAAGAAGTCGAAGGCGATAGAATCCTGA
- a CDS encoding IclR family transcriptional regulator encodes MNKAERVSFSWLGRLKMRYMAETKAPAGTQTLMHGIAVLRAVAHGARNLKEVTGQTGLSRSSAHRLIQALRSQRFLREESNGDLRLGPALIELGFQARNEISIQEVARPFLLDLAQTAKDTVHLAVEDSGSALYLDKIHGSRGIEIRSWPGCRMPLTFTGIGKALLLDDPDRWQSQYIQDRNLQDRKPEHDYANEKAFAAAMEQFAKQGFAYDLEENEPGIRCVAAPVRDGAGAVTAAISISAAATFMPGKRMKELGLLVRRSAACISVQLGYGGDEDVAVEA; translated from the coding sequence ATGAATAAGGCTGAACGGGTTTCGTTCTCCTGGTTGGGACGCCTTAAAATGCGGTATATGGCAGAGACAAAGGCACCTGCGGGAACGCAGACCCTGATGCATGGGATTGCGGTGCTCCGGGCCGTCGCGCATGGGGCGCGCAATCTCAAGGAAGTAACTGGACAGACAGGTCTGAGCAGAAGCAGCGCGCATAGACTGATACAAGCTCTTCGCAGCCAGCGTTTTCTTCGTGAAGAGAGCAATGGGGATTTGCGTTTGGGGCCTGCTCTGATCGAGCTGGGTTTCCAGGCCAGGAACGAGATATCGATTCAGGAGGTTGCCCGCCCGTTTCTGCTTGATCTGGCTCAGACTGCCAAGGATACGGTGCATCTCGCTGTGGAGGACTCAGGATCGGCTTTATATCTTGACAAAATCCACGGCAGCCGTGGCATTGAGATTCGCTCTTGGCCCGGCTGCCGTATGCCCTTGACCTTCACAGGGATCGGCAAAGCCCTTTTATTGGATGATCCTGACCGTTGGCAATCCCAATACATACAGGACAGGAATCTTCAAGATCGCAAACCAGAACACGACTATGCCAACGAGAAAGCCTTCGCAGCTGCAATGGAGCAATTCGCCAAGCAGGGGTTTGCCTACGATCTTGAGGAGAATGAGCCTGGCATTAGATGCGTGGCCGCCCCTGTTCGTGACGGTGCTGGCGCAGTGACGGCTGCGATTTCAATATCCGCAGCAGCCACATTTATGCCTGGCAAGCGTATGAAGGAGCTCGGTCTGCTTGTAAGACGCAGTGCTGCATGCATCTCAGTGCAGCTTGGATATGGTGGCGACGAGGATGTGGCAGTCGAGGCTTAG
- a CDS encoding HpcH/HpaI aldolase/citrate lyase family protein, with product MSRFRSCQEKNYAEGHFMSCNIPHNEFKRALKEHRRQLGLWLAFGSATAAEISAGSGFDWLLVDGEHGPNTLTTILDQLRAVHGYPCTPIVRPASPDPVMIKQVLDLGAQTLLLPMVNTSEQAQLMVKAVRYAPEGIRGVGAVLARSGQWGRIPDYMRDATDELCIVVQVESREALENIDAIAAVDGIDGIFIGPADLSASLGYPDDADNLVVQDAIHKAFDSILRHGKAAGSLAFDDSLAKKYFEWGASFIAIAGDTDLYVRAMEQELSLFR from the coding sequence ATGTCGCGGTTCCGGTCGTGTCAGGAAAAGAACTATGCGGAAGGGCATTTCATGTCGTGCAACATACCTCACAATGAATTCAAAAGGGCTTTAAAGGAGCATCGTAGGCAACTCGGGCTATGGCTAGCTTTCGGATCGGCGACAGCCGCCGAGATCTCGGCTGGTTCTGGATTTGACTGGTTGCTGGTGGACGGAGAGCATGGTCCGAATACGCTGACTACCATTCTTGACCAGCTCAGAGCCGTGCACGGGTATCCGTGTACGCCGATCGTGCGTCCTGCCAGTCCGGATCCTGTGATGATCAAGCAGGTCCTCGACCTAGGGGCGCAGACCCTCCTTCTGCCTATGGTCAATACGTCTGAGCAGGCTCAGCTTATGGTTAAGGCAGTCCGATATGCCCCAGAGGGGATTCGTGGTGTAGGAGCTGTCCTGGCACGATCGGGTCAATGGGGTCGAATACCCGATTATATGCGTGATGCCACCGATGAATTGTGCATTGTCGTGCAGGTTGAAAGTCGGGAGGCTTTGGAAAATATCGATGCCATAGCTGCTGTCGATGGTATCGACGGAATCTTCATCGGGCCGGCGGATCTTTCTGCTTCGCTGGGATATCCGGATGATGCCGACAACCTTGTGGTCCAGGATGCTATACATAAGGCCTTTGATTCCATCCTCCGCCACGGCAAGGCTGCAGGGTCCCTGGCCTTCGATGACTCGCTAGCGAAAAAGTATTTTGAGTGGGGGGCAAGTTTCATTGCTATCGCCGGAGACACCGATCTGTATGTGCGTGCTATGGAACAAGAGCTGTCATTGTTCAGATGA
- the rhmD gene encoding L-rhamnonate dehydratase produces the protein MSLSSTKLPTIRSIRAYSMGGAAAKVHGQGGGDYHDQGKGHWIDDHIATPMSKYKEYEQSRQSFGLNVLGTLVVEVEASDGTTGFAISTAGQIGCFIVEKHLSRFVEGKRVDQIKLIHDQMTNATLFYSGGGGVVINAISCVDLALWDLLGKVIGLPVYKILGGAVRDEIHFYATGARPDLAKEMGFIGGKMPTHWSSAFGEEGIRKDIAMLADMREKVGSDFWLMFDCWMSQDVNYATKLARAAAPYGLKWMEECFPAADVQSYRELKRNMPPGMLMTTGEHTGNLSSFKELSDAGVDILQPDVGWCGGITSLLDIAALARAHGQLVVPHGSSVYSHHAVITFTNTPFSEYLMTAPKADHVRPQFDPLLIGEPVPEHGVITVNQLDKPGFGVELNRECALERPYTH, from the coding sequence ATGTCGCTGTCTTCAACCAAGTTGCCAACGATACGATCCATCAGGGCATACAGCATGGGTGGTGCTGCGGCCAAAGTACACGGGCAGGGAGGGGGTGATTACCATGACCAGGGCAAAGGGCACTGGATTGATGACCATATCGCGACGCCAATGAGCAAGTACAAAGAATATGAGCAGTCCCGCCAGTCATTTGGATTGAATGTATTGGGGACTCTGGTCGTTGAAGTTGAGGCTTCCGATGGAACGACAGGGTTCGCTATCTCGACTGCCGGCCAGATCGGCTGCTTCATCGTGGAGAAGCATCTGAGCCGCTTTGTTGAGGGCAAACGAGTCGATCAAATTAAGTTGATCCATGATCAGATGACTAATGCGACTCTTTTCTATTCAGGAGGTGGGGGTGTCGTCATAAACGCGATCTCCTGTGTGGATCTGGCATTGTGGGATCTTCTCGGGAAAGTCATTGGACTGCCTGTCTACAAAATTCTCGGAGGAGCAGTCCGGGATGAAATCCATTTTTATGCCACCGGGGCGCGTCCCGACCTGGCTAAGGAGATGGGCTTTATCGGTGGAAAGATGCCGACGCATTGGAGCTCGGCCTTCGGCGAGGAGGGCATCCGCAAGGATATAGCGATGCTTGCTGACATGCGCGAGAAAGTCGGATCGGATTTCTGGCTTATGTTCGATTGCTGGATGAGCCAGGATGTGAACTATGCGACTAAACTGGCTCGGGCTGCGGCACCGTATGGATTGAAGTGGATGGAGGAGTGCTTCCCCGCTGCCGATGTACAGAGCTATCGCGAATTAAAGAGGAACATGCCTCCGGGCATGCTGATGACTACTGGTGAGCATACAGGCAATCTGAGTTCGTTCAAGGAACTTTCGGATGCCGGAGTCGATATTCTGCAGCCTGATGTGGGTTGGTGCGGCGGTATCACATCCCTACTGGATATTGCTGCACTGGCAAGAGCTCATGGACAATTGGTGGTTCCTCATGGTTCGTCCGTATATTCCCACCATGCCGTCATCACCTTTACAAACACGCCCTTCAGCGAATATCTGATGACTGCTCCGAAGGCGGATCATGTTCGTCCCCAGTTTGATCCGCTCCTGATAGGAGAGCCTGTTCCCGAGCATGGTGTCATTACTGTCAATCAACTTGACAAGCCGGGTTTCGGCGTCGAGTTGAATCGTGAATGCGCTCTGGAGCGGCCATACACGCACTGA
- a CDS encoding MFS transporter yields the protein MTKEPTITAKQARLDKIIIKTTKRLVPFLLLMYVMAFFDRSNISYAQQSYMADTGLTAQGYALGSGLFFVIYSFLGAPSNLMMRKVGARRWLTILTILWGIVGTGMAFTHNQTQFIVVRILLGVAEAGFFPGAIYLTTIFFPRKQQDEIRGLFYMGAPLAMIIGAPVSGLLLQMHGILGMPGWFWMFLIEGVAAIAVGIAAYFYLDDSPRTARFLDAGEGEILAEAIAHDEADTKDKTESSMSGALGSWRVWALSIVYFMIQVGVYGITFYLPSQVSGLIGKKVGMEVSLISMLPWLCALIGTWLLPKWSTKIGHHHLFVAMILLVTGCSITFSAFAKPLPAILCLCIAATGVIASQPIFWRMPTELLTGAALAGGIGVVNMVGGFGGFFAPNVRVWFDSLFGTLATGRAGLVALGGFVLAGALISWLVGLSEHPKR from the coding sequence ATGACAAAAGAGCCAACGATCACAGCGAAACAGGCACGTCTCGACAAGATCATCATTAAGACCACGAAACGCTTGGTTCCTTTCCTGTTGCTCATGTACGTCATGGCGTTCTTCGACCGAAGCAACATCAGCTACGCCCAGCAATCGTACATGGCGGACACTGGGCTCACTGCCCAGGGTTATGCCTTGGGATCGGGATTGTTCTTCGTTATCTATTCCTTCTTAGGAGCACCATCTAATTTGATGATGCGCAAGGTAGGTGCCAGACGATGGCTCACCATACTGACTATTTTGTGGGGGATCGTCGGCACCGGCATGGCCTTTACGCATAATCAAACACAGTTCATCGTCGTGCGAATCCTGCTGGGCGTGGCAGAGGCAGGCTTCTTTCCCGGAGCCATCTATCTAACTACAATCTTCTTCCCCAGGAAACAGCAGGACGAAATCAGAGGACTGTTTTACATGGGGGCTCCTCTGGCCATGATCATCGGCGCGCCAGTGTCCGGTCTGCTACTACAGATGCACGGAATTCTCGGGATGCCTGGGTGGTTCTGGATGTTTCTGATCGAGGGTGTGGCTGCCATAGCCGTGGGAATCGCAGCTTACTTTTATCTGGACGACAGCCCCCGGACAGCAAGATTCCTGGATGCTGGCGAGGGCGAAATCCTGGCCGAGGCTATCGCTCATGACGAAGCAGACACCAAGGACAAGACGGAATCGAGTATGTCCGGGGCTCTCGGTTCATGGCGAGTCTGGGCTCTTTCAATCGTGTACTTTATGATTCAAGTGGGAGTCTACGGAATAACCTTCTACCTCCCTTCTCAGGTTTCTGGATTAATCGGCAAGAAGGTGGGCATGGAGGTCTCTCTGATATCCATGCTCCCCTGGCTTTGCGCACTGATCGGCACCTGGCTGCTCCCCAAATGGTCAACCAAGATCGGTCATCACCACCTCTTCGTCGCCATGATCCTGCTCGTCACTGGTTGCTCCATCACCTTTTCCGCATTCGCCAAACCATTGCCGGCTATCCTGTGTCTGTGCATTGCAGCCACGGGGGTAATCGCCAGTCAGCCCATCTTCTGGAGAATGCCTACCGAGCTTTTGACCGGTGCAGCCTTGGCAGGCGGCATCGGTGTCGTCAACATGGTAGGAGGGTTCGGAGGTTTCTTCGCACCCAACGTAAGGGTATGGTTCGACTCGCTCTTCGGCACTCTCGCCACCGGCAGGGCCGGTCTGGTAGCCTTGGGGGGCTTCGTTCTTGCAGGCGCTCTGATATCCTGGCTGGTAGGTTTATCCGAACACCCAAAGCGCTGA
- a CDS encoding extracellular solute-binding protein produces the protein MMKNHEPGGIRTYLAAVGAGIVALSMLLAGCGGSSSKPKTNAEGKPIVTIAVAKHPLTQKMSKMAWPKQVEKECGCEIHWQEASSDWDQKKQAMFAAGDVPDLILKGVTLADLATYSTLFENLSKDLDKMPNVKKMFTIDPAAKRSVTMKDGAIYILPSVAKGIMPADASHTFINKQWLDKLGLQVPTTWDELENVLKTFKTQDPNGNGEADEVPFDFYSPSPAGFGKNEPVIFLNSLGIVTSLGSAQGYYVDKSQVKSFFTDPRYKQVVQFMNRLWQDGVIAKDAFTHDYSTAQSTARGQGDTAKVGFTWGWTATDRFGAQLAKQYVTMSTLKAKPDQNPDELVYDHVGDKYDYNESALAMSAKPSNKEAVLKVINALYGQDVSLQQFWGDMGKDIRKTGEKSYKILPPADSTKDPSTWKWSQTLADGSPYWIRPDLKIELPADVQEARGQVKTLEPILNHVDPKRDILPGGLKFSSADNSTLQNNNTAILNTAMTKFAQWTTKGGVDAEWDQYLDTLKKANLDQSIKLEQKAYDEYYAK, from the coding sequence ATGATGAAAAACCATGAACCAGGGGGCATTCGCACCTATCTGGCTGCAGTGGGCGCGGGCATAGTCGCCCTGTCCATGCTGCTGGCGGGGTGTGGCGGCTCATCCAGCAAGCCCAAAACCAATGCCGAGGGCAAGCCCATCGTCACCATAGCTGTGGCCAAGCACCCCTTGACGCAGAAGATGTCCAAGATGGCTTGGCCCAAGCAGGTTGAGAAGGAGTGCGGCTGCGAGATCCACTGGCAGGAGGCGAGCTCAGACTGGGATCAGAAGAAACAGGCCATGTTCGCAGCCGGAGATGTGCCGGATCTGATCCTCAAGGGCGTTACTCTGGCCGATCTGGCCACCTACAGCACCCTGTTCGAGAATCTGAGCAAGGACTTGGACAAGATGCCCAACGTAAAGAAGATGTTCACTATTGATCCGGCCGCCAAACGATCGGTCACCATGAAGGACGGAGCCATATACATTCTGCCCTCAGTGGCCAAGGGGATCATGCCGGCCGATGCCAGCCACACATTCATCAACAAGCAGTGGCTGGACAAGCTGGGATTGCAGGTTCCGACCACCTGGGATGAGCTGGAGAACGTGCTCAAGACCTTCAAGACCCAGGATCCCAACGGAAATGGAGAGGCTGACGAGGTGCCTTTCGACTTCTATTCGCCCTCCCCGGCCGGATTCGGCAAGAACGAGCCCGTCATCTTTCTTAACAGCCTGGGAATCGTGACCTCACTTGGCAGCGCCCAGGGGTATTACGTGGACAAGAGTCAGGTCAAGTCCTTCTTCACTGATCCCAGATATAAGCAGGTCGTACAGTTCATGAACCGGCTCTGGCAGGATGGGGTCATCGCCAAGGATGCCTTCACCCACGATTACTCCACGGCGCAATCCACCGCCCGCGGCCAGGGGGACACCGCCAAGGTAGGGTTCACCTGGGGCTGGACAGCGACTGATCGGTTCGGTGCCCAGCTGGCCAAGCAGTACGTGACCATGTCGACGCTCAAGGCCAAGCCTGATCAGAATCCTGATGAACTGGTCTACGACCATGTGGGTGACAAGTACGATTACAACGAATCAGCCTTGGCCATGTCAGCCAAGCCTTCGAATAAGGAGGCTGTGCTCAAGGTGATCAACGCCCTTTATGGCCAGGACGTGTCTCTTCAGCAGTTCTGGGGCGACATGGGCAAGGATATTCGGAAGACCGGCGAGAAGTCCTATAAGATTCTGCCGCCTGCAGACTCCACCAAGGATCCTTCGACATGGAAGTGGTCGCAGACCCTGGCCGATGGTTCGCCATACTGGATTCGCCCGGACCTGAAGATTGAGCTGCCGGCGGATGTGCAGGAGGCGCGCGGCCAGGTCAAGACCTTGGAGCCCATTCTCAACCACGTCGATCCCAAGCGTGACATTCTGCCCGGTGGGCTCAAATTCTCTTCTGCCGACAACAGCACTTTGCAGAACAACAACACGGCCATACTCAATACAGCCATGACCAAGTTTGCGCAATGGACCACCAAGGGGGGAGTAGATGCCGAGTGGGATCAGTACCTGGACACCCTCAAGAAGGCCAATCTGGACCAGAGCATCAAGCTGGAGCAGAAGGCCTATGACGAGTACTACGCCAAGTGA
- a CDS encoding carbohydrate ABC transporter permease, translating into MSINHGIKSSGIRRLTHPQSWKDRLADSVIVILLLVVVASIIYPIWFIIIASVSDQTMVNTGQVNWLPKGFSLYGFRQILGDGRIWNGYRNTLLYTVVGTALNLVVTMPAAFALSRRELRGRRLIMLFFTVTMFINGGLIPTYLLYKQMDLLDSWAVFVIPGAVSVYNLIIARSFFETSIPEDLHDAAQIDGAGWFRYLGRVVLPLSSAIVAVIGLYYMVGHWNDFFTGLVYIRTYDKQPLQIVLRDILLSNQAFQGGSGATSGAGYGQEYADQIKYGVIIVSTLPLLVIYPFIQKYFNKGVMIGAIKG; encoded by the coding sequence ATGAGCATCAACCATGGCATCAAGAGCAGCGGTATCCGACGGCTGACCCATCCTCAGAGCTGGAAGGACCGACTTGCCGACTCGGTCATCGTCATTCTCCTCCTTGTGGTGGTCGCCAGCATCATCTACCCCATATGGTTCATCATCATCGCCTCGGTCTCTGACCAGACCATGGTCAATACCGGGCAGGTCAACTGGCTGCCCAAGGGTTTCTCCCTGTACGGATTCCGGCAGATTCTCGGCGATGGACGCATCTGGAATGGCTACAGAAATACCCTCTTGTACACAGTTGTCGGCACTGCATTGAACTTGGTGGTCACCATGCCTGCGGCCTTCGCGCTTTCGCGACGCGAGCTGCGAGGCCGGCGTCTGATCATGCTCTTCTTCACCGTGACCATGTTCATCAACGGCGGGCTGATTCCTACCTACCTGCTCTACAAGCAGATGGACCTGCTGGATTCCTGGGCCGTCTTCGTCATCCCCGGAGCGGTCAGCGTTTACAATCTGATCATCGCCCGGTCCTTCTTCGAGACCAGCATTCCCGAGGATCTGCATGACGCGGCTCAGATCGACGGCGCAGGCTGGTTCCGTTATCTCGGCCGCGTGGTACTGCCCCTGTCCAGCGCTATCGTTGCAGTCATCGGCCTCTATTACATGGTGGGCCACTGGAACGACTTCTTCACCGGCTTGGTCTACATCCGCACCTATGACAAGCAGCCCCTGCAGATAGTGCTCAGGGACATCCTCCTGTCGAATCAGGCTTTCCAGGGCGGATCGGGGGCCACCTCCGGGGCTGGATACGGCCAGGAATACGCCGACCAGATCAAGTATGGGGTCATCATCGTCTCTACCCTGCCCCTGCTGGTCATCTATCCCTTCATCCAGAAGTACTTCAACAAAGGAGTCATGATCGGGGCTATCAAGGGCTGA
- a CDS encoding sugar ABC transporter permease, whose product MKKGHVMTSHKDALDSERGSSRYRRKQTSNRRGLRRESFAEYAHRCWPLWVMVLPAIVFVAIFHYGPMYGIQLAFRDFDFTKGLTGGKWVGFHYFRQFFASPMFKPLMINTVRISLWTLVMGFIAPIILALLINQIHSGKVKGFVQTITYMPHFISTVVIVAMINLFLAPSSGLLTRFLAFLHVVNPNFMGDPAAFTPIYWISEVWQHMGWNSIIYLAALSSVDTALYEAARMDGAGRFQLIRYIDIPAILPTAGILLILNMGGVLNVGFEKVFLMQNTLNLPASEVISTYTYKIGILQNQFSYSTAIGLFNTVINLIFLVAANQISKRISDTSIF is encoded by the coding sequence GCGGATCATCCCGTTATCGGCGGAAACAGACTTCGAATAGGCGTGGGCTCCGTCGCGAGAGCTTCGCCGAATATGCGCATCGTTGCTGGCCCTTGTGGGTGATGGTGCTTCCTGCCATCGTCTTTGTGGCCATATTTCATTACGGCCCCATGTACGGCATCCAGCTGGCCTTCCGCGATTTCGACTTCACCAAGGGCCTGACCGGCGGCAAATGGGTGGGCTTCCACTACTTCCGTCAGTTCTTCGCCTCGCCCATGTTCAAGCCGCTGATGATCAACACGGTCCGCATCAGCCTATGGACCCTGGTCATGGGTTTCATTGCACCCATCATCCTGGCCCTGCTCATCAACCAGATCCATTCGGGCAAAGTCAAGGGATTTGTGCAGACCATCACCTATATGCCCCACTTCATCTCCACCGTGGTCATTGTAGCGATGATCAATCTCTTCCTTGCTCCCTCATCAGGCTTGCTGACCCGCTTTTTGGCTTTTCTGCATGTAGTCAATCCCAATTTCATGGGTGATCCCGCAGCCTTCACACCCATCTACTGGATCAGCGAAGTCTGGCAGCACATGGGGTGGAATTCAATCATCTACCTGGCGGCTCTAAGCTCGGTGGATACGGCCCTCTATGAGGCGGCCAGAATGGATGGCGCTGGTCGCTTCCAGCTGATTCGCTACATCGACATTCCCGCCATCCTGCCTACTGCCGGCATCCTGCTCATCCTCAATATGGGCGGTGTGCTCAACGTGGGCTTCGAAAAGGTCTTCCTTATGCAGAACACCTTGAATCTGCCGGCCTCGGAGGTCATCAGTACCTACACCTACAAAATCGGCATTTTGCAGAATCAGTTCTCCTACTCGACGGCTATAGGCCTGTTCAATACGGTGATCAATCTGATCTTCCTGGTCGCCGCCAATCAAATCTCGAAGCGCATCTCCGACACCAGCATCTTCTGA